The proteins below come from a single bacterium genomic window:
- a CDS encoding T9SS type A sorting domain-containing protein, with amino-acid sequence MVAAGRVARALLVLALPALAATTFHRQWHWYKADDGRSAAQLNDSGYITSGVVQESSGLYGVVLARIDHLGDTTSVQRFLNLDSIGGFSCRLPDGGYALLAESATKILVRRYGAAGDSAWEYRSAWGGPISALMPTFDGGCLVAGRIPDTAYSMGAIKLAADGHEEWRHCYYDPTVSASSAYGASQTRDSGYILCGDANDYMGSYLRLVRLTPGGDTVWARIYAGTVGPMLSDVREMSDSGFLAVGYVFDTSGRNAFYMMRTAGAGDTVWTRRLAPAGAAAQAAAMCATSDGGFAVIGVADWGDSARAWLVKTNALGDTVWTAVLPGSGHEVGNDVEQTADGGYVIAGTSDAGGGSMLLIKTDSLGYVAYGIAEDKPLAVSGRIVLSVEPNPASSLVRIACSLPGNDASRITLTMYDALGRKVFASSGLRSSVSGSRTSSFVLRTSSFPPGVYLLRLASGGSSAVRKLVLQ; translated from the coding sequence ATGGTCGCTGCCGGCCGGGTAGCCAGAGCATTGCTTGTGCTCGCGCTGCCTGCGCTGGCAGCGACGACTTTTCACCGGCAGTGGCACTGGTACAAGGCCGACGACGGCCGCTCAGCCGCGCAGCTCAACGACAGCGGGTATATCACCAGCGGGGTGGTGCAGGAATCTTCCGGTCTCTACGGCGTGGTGCTCGCCCGCATCGACCATCTCGGCGATACGACCTCGGTGCAGCGCTTCCTCAATCTGGATTCAATCGGCGGCTTCTCATGCCGCCTGCCGGACGGTGGCTACGCGCTGCTGGCTGAGTCCGCGACGAAGATTCTGGTACGCAGGTACGGTGCGGCAGGTGATTCAGCCTGGGAGTACCGGTCTGCGTGGGGCGGCCCGATTTCTGCTCTCATGCCGACCTTCGACGGCGGCTGCCTTGTGGCCGGTCGGATTCCTGACACGGCCTACTCCATGGGCGCCATCAAGCTGGCAGCGGATGGCCACGAGGAATGGAGGCACTGCTATTACGACCCAACGGTTTCCGCGTCCTCTGCCTACGGCGCTTCCCAGACCCGCGATTCAGGTTACATCCTCTGCGGTGACGCGAATGACTATATGGGGTCCTATCTGCGACTGGTCCGGCTGACGCCGGGCGGCGATACGGTCTGGGCCAGAATCTACGCTGGCACGGTCGGCCCGATGCTCAGCGACGTGCGGGAGATGTCCGACAGCGGCTTCCTTGCCGTCGGGTACGTGTTCGACACCTCGGGCCGCAATGCCTTCTACATGATGCGCACAGCCGGGGCCGGCGACACGGTCTGGACCCGCCGCCTCGCGCCCGCGGGTGCGGCTGCTCAGGCAGCGGCCATGTGCGCAACCAGCGACGGCGGCTTTGCCGTCATCGGCGTCGCGGACTGGGGTGACTCAGCTCGCGCCTGGCTGGTCAAGACCAACGCCTTGGGCGACACGGTCTGGACCGCGGTCCTGCCCGGCTCCGGACATGAGGTAGGCAATGATGTCGAGCAGACCGCCGACGGTGGCTACGTGATTGCCGGCACATCGGACGCAGGCGGCGGCAGCATGCTGCTGATCAAGACTGACTCGCTGGGCTATGTGGCATATGGCATTGCTGAGGACAAGCCACTCGCGGTCTCCGGTCGCATCGTCCTGTCAGTCGAGCCAAACCCCGCGAGCAGTCTCGTCCGCATCGCCTGCTCCCTGCCCGGCAACGATGCGTCCCGCATCACCCTGACGATGTACGATGCCCTCGGCCGGAAGGTATTCGCATCATCCGGTCTCCGGTCTTCGGTCTCCGGTTCCCGCACTTCGTCCTTCGTCCTTCGAACTTCGTCCTTTCCCCCGGGTGTCTACCTGCTCCGGCTCGCGTCCGGCGGTAGCTCCGCAGTCCGGAAACTGGTCCTCCAGTAA
- a CDS encoding aryl-sulfate sulfotransferase translates to MTIRRYSWSFAALLVGVALIAGLAGAAPEPWVHPDGSIHYYDAINTPSGINWNVAWDSALGHGGYLATITSQAENNFVFSLIDSARYWYQRFGTNKLAGPWLGGSKYFGYSDPDSGWHWVTNESMGYRNWSMGQPDNQGGSENALHFGESVGVRSPHWDDLSSLDDSIRGFVRELSADSTTVGLRYWDTSAYAGYTLFGNNNGHDIYLIDNNGRSIHRWRAADKTVGALYLLPNGLLSQIGNLSNPSFLNGGRVSLLDWNANKAWSFDYSDSTHCLHHDAIWLPNGHVAAIAWELKTKAQAIAAGRDTTKLTQGKLWSEEVIEVDTATDSIIWQWHIWDHLVQDYDSTKLNYGVVGNHPELIDLNWTTNYSPQAADWIHANALDYDSAFDQIMFSARGFNEIWVLDHGTTTKQAATHTGGRYGHGGDLLYRWGNPQAYRRGDSSNMLFHAQHNCQWIRSGLRGAGDIMVVDNGLQRRDSLYTTIIEFTPPVDSTGHYPTLGPGQRYGPTGPSWQYIATPPTSFYTPQVGSAQRLPNGHTLICEGTKGRFFEIGADSVLTWWYRSPVIDTTPLNQGDTIAHTDQWTLKTIVHRSPRYPLNYAGLQGHDLTPGYPIEVYQTKQYTGLAQAPVAGRVRVGLAARPNPFGRRTAIRFSLPQKTLAAIGIYSVDGRLIRSFSTTGDQVVWDGADNAGRQVARGIYYCRLHGPASSAATKLVKTE, encoded by the coding sequence ATGACGATACGAAGGTATTCATGGTCCTTCGCGGCCCTTCTAGTCGGGGTCGCGCTTATCGCCGGCCTCGCCGGCGCAGCCCCCGAGCCATGGGTCCACCCGGACGGGAGCATCCACTACTATGATGCGATAAACACGCCGTCAGGCATCAATTGGAACGTCGCCTGGGATTCGGCGCTCGGTCACGGCGGCTACCTCGCGACCATCACGTCGCAGGCCGAAAACAACTTCGTATTCAGTCTGATTGACTCGGCCCGCTACTGGTATCAGCGGTTCGGCACCAACAAACTGGCCGGCCCGTGGCTCGGCGGCTCGAAGTACTTCGGCTACTCTGACCCGGACAGCGGCTGGCACTGGGTCACGAATGAGAGCATGGGTTATCGCAACTGGTCCATGGGCCAGCCGGACAACCAGGGTGGTAGTGAGAACGCATTGCACTTCGGCGAGTCGGTCGGGGTACGGTCACCGCACTGGGACGACCTGAGCAGCCTCGACGACTCGATTCGTGGCTTCGTGCGCGAGCTCTCGGCCGATTCGACCACGGTCGGGCTTCGGTACTGGGACACCTCGGCCTATGCGGGCTACACGCTGTTCGGCAACAACAACGGCCACGACATCTACTTGATCGACAATAATGGCCGCAGCATCCACCGCTGGCGCGCCGCCGACAAGACTGTGGGAGCGCTCTACCTGCTCCCCAACGGGCTGCTGTCCCAGATCGGCAACCTGAGCAACCCCAGCTTCCTCAACGGCGGACGCGTGTCGCTCCTCGACTGGAACGCCAATAAGGCCTGGTCCTTCGACTATTCCGACAGCACCCACTGTCTACACCACGACGCCATCTGGCTGCCCAACGGACACGTGGCGGCGATTGCCTGGGAGCTGAAGACAAAGGCGCAGGCGATCGCGGCGGGACGCGACACGACCAAGCTGACGCAGGGCAAGCTCTGGTCCGAGGAGGTAATCGAGGTCGACACTGCGACCGACAGCATCATCTGGCAATGGCACATCTGGGACCACCTTGTCCAGGACTACGACTCGACCAAGCTGAACTACGGCGTCGTTGGTAACCACCCGGAGCTCATCGACCTGAACTGGACCACCAACTACTCACCGCAGGCGGCCGACTGGATTCACGCGAACGCCCTTGACTATGACTCGGCGTTCGACCAGATTATGTTCAGCGCCCGCGGGTTCAACGAAATCTGGGTCCTCGACCACGGCACGACAACCAAACAGGCAGCCACTCACACCGGCGGCCGCTATGGCCACGGCGGCGACCTGCTCTACCGGTGGGGCAACCCCCAAGCCTACCGCCGTGGCGACAGCAGCAACATGCTGTTCCACGCCCAGCACAACTGTCAGTGGATTCGGTCCGGCCTGCGGGGCGCGGGCGACATCATGGTCGTAGACAACGGCCTGCAGCGCAGGGACTCGCTCTACACGACGATTATCGAGTTCACCCCGCCGGTGGACTCTACCGGCCATTACCCGACGCTGGGACCCGGCCAGCGGTACGGCCCTACGGGTCCGAGCTGGCAGTACATCGCCACGCCGCCAACGTCCTTCTACACGCCGCAGGTGGGCAGCGCCCAGCGGCTGCCGAATGGCCACACACTGATTTGCGAGGGCACCAAGGGCCGGTTCTTTGAGATCGGCGCGGACAGTGTCCTGACCTGGTGGTATAGAAGTCCGGTCATCGATACTACACCGCTGAATCAGGGCGATACGATTGCTCACACCGACCAATGGACGTTGAAGACCATCGTCCACCGATCGCCTCGCTACCCGCTAAACTACGCCGGGCTGCAGGGCCACGACCTGACGCCCGGCTACCCGATCGAGGTCTATCAGACCAAGCAGTACACTGGCCTGGCGCAAGCACCGGTCGCGGGCCGAGTTCGCGTCGGGCTGGCCGCGAGACCAAACCCCTTTGGCCGGCGCACCGCAATCCGCTTCAGTCTGCCGCAGAAGACGCTGGCCGCCATCGGCATCTACTCGGTTGACGGACGGCTGATTCGAAGCTTCTCGACCACGGGCGATCAGGTAGTTTGGGACGGCGCTGACAATGCCGGAAGGCAGGTCGCGCGCGGCATCTATTACTGCCGGCTCCATGGTCCAGCTTCCAGCGCCGCGACGAAGCTGGTCAAGACGGAATAG
- a CDS encoding aryl-sulfate sulfotransferase — MTMRRSSVYFAILLGGVVLVASTASALPEPWEHPDGSIHYYDVISTPSGINWNVARDSAQGHGGYLATITSQEENDFVFALVDSAAYWYQRPGSGTLAGPWLGGYQPSGSYEPDSGWRWVTTEPFGFRNWSTGQPDNEGDENALHFGESVGVRVPNWDDLNAGDDSIRGFVRELSADSTTIGLLQDDSAAFPGYTLFAPLSSTSTYLVDNKGRLVHSWQSNYCPGLSVYLLQNGNLLHTANVANPIFSLGGRVEEFDWNGTLVWSYDYSDSLHCQHHDVKMLPNGNVLMIAYEYKTRGEAVAAGRDPGKLGPSFWPDCLIEVNPATDGIVWEWHVWDHLIQDFDSTKMNYGVVGDHSELVDVNVQAPDVPAYASSWTHMNSVDYNAQFDQIMLSVRNFSEVWVIDHSTTTQEARGHTGGRRGMGGDILYRWGNPAAYRAGDSTNQKFFGQHNARWIETGLPGAGHVMVFNNGVQRPGGSYSSVDEFIADCDSAGDYPRPSPGTTFGPAAQSWTYHADPPTSFYAAVMSGAQRLPSGNTLISNGTNGAMTEVTAGADVVWRYINPVVDPGPLYQGETTGVPNVVFRATRYSPDYPGLTGRSLAPGYPIELYQTPRSGISESRGASTRFAGLHASPNPFGRQTTIRLSPSHSASVALGIYSVAGRLIRTLPVNGKEVVWDGADQAGTPVGRGIYCCRLQGPGLSESMKLVKAE, encoded by the coding sequence ATGACGATGCGCAGGTCATCTGTGTACTTCGCGATCCTTCTGGGCGGGGTCGTGCTTGTCGCCAGCACTGCCAGCGCTCTGCCTGAACCGTGGGAGCACCCGGACGGGAGCATACACTACTATGACGTGATAAGCACGCCTTCAGGCATCAATTGGAACGTCGCCCGGGATTCGGCGCAGGGACACGGCGGCTATCTGGCAACCATCACGTCGCAGGAGGAAAATGACTTTGTCTTCGCACTGGTTGACTCGGCGGCGTACTGGTACCAGCGACCCGGGTCCGGCACGCTGGCCGGCCCGTGGCTAGGCGGCTACCAGCCGTCAGGATCTTATGAGCCGGACAGCGGCTGGCGGTGGGTCACGACCGAACCCTTCGGTTTTCGTAACTGGTCCACGGGGCAGCCGGACAACGAAGGTGACGAGAACGCGCTGCATTTCGGCGAGTCGGTCGGAGTGCGCGTCCCGAACTGGGACGACCTCAACGCCGGCGATGATTCGATACGCGGATTCGTGCGCGAGCTCTCGGCCGACTCCACAACCATCGGGTTGCTGCAGGACGACAGTGCCGCATTCCCAGGCTACACCCTGTTTGCGCCGCTATCGTCCACCTCTACCTACCTGGTTGACAACAAGGGCCGGCTTGTCCACTCGTGGCAGAGCAACTACTGCCCCGGGTTGTCGGTCTACCTGCTCCAGAACGGCAACCTCTTGCACACCGCCAACGTCGCAAACCCGATCTTCTCCCTCGGCGGACGCGTTGAGGAGTTTGACTGGAACGGCACCCTCGTGTGGTCCTACGACTATTCCGATAGCCTGCATTGCCAACATCACGACGTCAAGATGCTACCGAACGGCAACGTGCTGATGATTGCCTACGAGTACAAGACCAGAGGCGAGGCCGTCGCCGCGGGCCGCGACCCGGGCAAACTCGGCCCCTCGTTCTGGCCCGACTGCTTGATTGAAGTGAACCCGGCCACCGACGGTATCGTCTGGGAATGGCACGTCTGGGACCACCTGATACAGGACTTCGATTCGACCAAGATGAACTATGGAGTCGTGGGCGACCACTCGGAACTGGTGGACGTGAACGTACAAGCGCCGGACGTGCCAGCCTATGCTTCCTCTTGGACCCACATGAACTCAGTTGACTACAACGCGCAGTTCGACCAGATAATGCTGAGCGTGCGTAACTTCAGCGAGGTGTGGGTGATTGACCACAGCACGACGACCCAGGAGGCGCGAGGACATACCGGCGGCAGGCGGGGCATGGGCGGCGACATACTCTATCGCTGGGGCAACCCCGCAGCCTATCGCGCCGGCGACAGCACCAACCAGAAATTCTTCGGTCAGCATAACGCCCGCTGGATTGAAACCGGGCTACCCGGCGCCGGGCATGTCATGGTCTTCAACAACGGCGTGCAACGTCCGGGCGGCAGCTACTCTTCGGTTGACGAGTTCATCGCCGACTGCGACAGCGCCGGCGACTATCCGCGGCCAAGCCCCGGCACGACGTTTGGCCCGGCCGCACAAAGCTGGACTTACCACGCCGACCCGCCGACCAGCTTCTACGCGGCGGTGATGTCCGGTGCCCAGCGCCTGCCTAGCGGCAACACGCTCATCAGCAACGGTACGAACGGCGCAATGACTGAAGTGACCGCCGGCGCTGACGTCGTCTGGCGCTACATCAACCCGGTCGTCGACCCGGGACCCCTTTACCAGGGCGAGACAACCGGCGTACCGAACGTGGTGTTCCGGGCGACACGTTACTCTCCTGACTACCCGGGACTGACGGGCCGATCACTAGCGCCGGGCTATCCCATTGAGTTGTATCAGACCCCGCGCTCCGGAATCAGCGAGTCCCGAGGCGCATCGACGCGGTTCGCCGGCCTTCACGCCAGTCCGAACCCATTTGGCCGGCAGACCACGATTCGCCTGAGCCCGTCGCACTCGGCATCGGTCGCGCTCGGCATCTACTCGGTGGCTGGTCGACTCATTCGAACGCTACCGGTGAACGGCAAAGAGGTCGTCTGGGACGGCGCAGACCAGGCAGGCACGCCGGTTGGCCGCGGTATCTACTGCTGTCGGCTGCAAGGCCCGGGTCTCAGCGAGTCGATGAAACTGGTTAAGGCCGAGTGA
- a CDS encoding methyltransferase domain-containing protein, with protein sequence MSVIPPSDPFETLAAGYDAWYDGKGRLAFEIELAALRPLMADLPRPWLEVGVGTGRFAQALGIPFGIDPSPALLALARQRGIEVLYGEGEELVFRAASFGTVFLLTTWEFLSDPLRVLRQCRRVLRPEGRLVNAYLDRDGKWGSSYLERGRQGHPLFSHAHFDRYEDVARLTEQAGFEILNTVSTLFRGPGETLAMEETRPGFVRGASFVVVVASPRLVGLD encoded by the coding sequence ATGAGCGTCATTCCACCATCGGACCCGTTCGAAACGCTGGCCGCCGGATACGACGCCTGGTACGACGGCAAGGGCCGGCTGGCGTTCGAGATCGAGCTGGCCGCACTACGGCCGCTGATGGCTGATCTCCCCAGGCCCTGGCTCGAGGTCGGGGTCGGCACCGGCCGGTTTGCTCAAGCCCTGGGTATCCCGTTCGGCATCGACCCGTCCCCGGCCCTGCTCGCCCTGGCGCGTCAGCGCGGGATTGAGGTGCTGTACGGCGAGGGAGAGGAGCTGGTGTTCCGCGCCGCCAGCTTCGGCACTGTATTCCTGCTCACGACGTGGGAGTTTCTTTCAGACCCGCTAAGGGTGTTGCGGCAATGCCGGCGAGTGCTCAGGCCCGAAGGCCGGCTGGTCAACGCGTATCTCGACCGTGACGGGAAGTGGGGATCGAGCTACCTCGAACGGGGCCGGCAGGGCCATCCTTTGTTCAGCCACGCCCATTTCGATCGGTACGAGGATGTGGCGCGCCTGACCGAACAGGCCGGGTTTGAGATATTGAACACGGTATCGACCCTGTTTCGAGGCCCGGGCGAGACCCTCGCCATGGAAGAAACTCGCCCCGGCTTCGTGCGCGGGGCGAGCTTTGTGGTTGTTGTCGCGTCGCCGCGGCTAGTCGGCCTTGACTAG
- a CDS encoding aryl-sulfate sulfotransferase, giving the protein MTKLVPGKLVPAWVVLSALLAGPALAQPEPWLNPDGTIHYYEAVAVPGGITWDGARIQAQNDGGYLATLTSQDENDFVFSLLDSSAYWYRRPGSGTLAGPWLGGYQPSGSHEPDSGWRWVTPEPFGFRNWSTGQPDNEGNENALHFGESVGVRVPTWNDLISTDDSIRGYVRELSAERTTIGLLQDDSAASAGYTIFAPCLSNHTYLVDDKGRLVHSWRSWFMPGLAAYLLENGDLLRSANVGNQYFCTPGAGGRVEEFDWNGNLVWSFPYSDSVHCLHHDIKRLPNGHVLMIAWERKTRNEAIAAGRNPARLWQGMLWPDHIIEVDPSTDSIVWEWHIWDHLVQDYDHTKANYGVVADHPELVDINALAACDRWGSADWNHTNAVDYNPQFDQILISVRQLCEVMVIDHSTTTEEAHGHSGGRQGMGGDILYRWGNPRNYDAGDASDQKFYYQHNARWIEPGLPGAGHIMVFNNGRDRPCYFTGGRHPEDSSYSTVEEFIPACDSAGAYPRPSPYEPFGPTAQSWIYRASPPSSFYTPYMGGAQRLPNGNTLTSLGQLGTLAEVTADTHVVWRYVNPVTGCGPQRQGYVPKDSTNSVFRAERYAPDYPGLAGRDLTSGYPIELYGPLSAGTKDSERVVANALLRVSPNPLGAQTTIRLSLPHAAPAELGIYSVDGRLVRTLPATSNQVVWNGTDNSGQRVGRGVYYCRLQCAGYIKSVKLVKAD; this is encoded by the coding sequence ATGACGAAACTGGTTCCCGGCAAGCTCGTACCGGCCTGGGTCGTTTTGTCCGCGCTTCTTGCCGGCCCTGCCCTCGCTCAACCGGAACCATGGCTGAATCCCGACGGTACAATCCACTATTACGAGGCAGTGGCCGTGCCCGGCGGCATCACGTGGGACGGCGCCCGCATCCAGGCGCAGAATGACGGCGGCTACCTCGCGACCCTGACCTCCCAGGATGAAAACGACTTCGTCTTCTCTCTGCTTGATTCGAGTGCGTACTGGTACCGGAGACCCGGGTCCGGCACGCTGGCCGGACCGTGGCTTGGCGGCTACCAGCCGTCCGGTTCGCATGAGCCGGACAGCGGCTGGCGGTGGGTCACGCCCGAACCCTTCGGCTTTCGCAACTGGTCCACGGGCCAGCCGGACAACGAAGGCAACGAGAACGCGCTCCATTTCGGCGAGTCGGTCGGCGTGCGGGTTCCAACCTGGAACGACCTGATAAGTACCGATGACTCCATCCGCGGCTACGTGCGCGAGCTCTCGGCCGAAAGGACAACCATCGGCCTGCTGCAGGACGACAGCGCGGCATCTGCCGGCTACACTATCTTTGCTCCGTGCCTGTCGAATCATACCTACCTGGTCGACGACAAGGGACGCCTCGTCCACTCGTGGCGGAGCTGGTTCATGCCCGGGCTTGCGGCTTACTTGCTTGAGAATGGCGACTTGCTGCGCTCTGCGAACGTCGGTAACCAGTATTTTTGCACTCCCGGCGCCGGCGGTCGTGTCGAGGAGTTCGACTGGAACGGCAACCTCGTCTGGTCCTTCCCGTACTCCGACAGCGTGCACTGCCTGCACCACGACATCAAGCGGCTCCCGAACGGCCACGTGCTGATGATTGCCTGGGAACGCAAGACCCGGAACGAAGCCATCGCTGCGGGCCGCAACCCGGCCAGGCTCTGGCAGGGCATGCTCTGGCCGGACCACATCATCGAAGTGGACCCGTCCACCGACAGCATTGTCTGGGAATGGCACATCTGGGATCACCTGGTACAGGACTACGACCATACCAAGGCGAACTACGGGGTCGTGGCCGACCATCCGGAGTTGGTGGACATAAACGCTCTTGCCGCCTGTGACCGCTGGGGCTCGGCCGACTGGAACCACACCAACGCGGTTGACTACAATCCGCAGTTCGACCAGATACTCATCAGCGTGCGCCAGCTCTGCGAGGTGATGGTCATCGACCACAGCACGACGACCGAAGAGGCGCACGGGCACTCAGGCGGCAGACAGGGCATGGGCGGAGATATCCTCTACCGCTGGGGCAACCCCCGGAACTACGACGCCGGGGACGCTTCCGACCAGAAGTTCTACTACCAGCACAACGCTCGCTGGATCGAGCCCGGTCTGCCCGGTGCCGGGCACATCATGGTTTTCAACAATGGCCGGGATCGTCCCTGCTACTTCACCGGCGGACGCCATCCTGAAGACAGCAGCTACTCCACGGTCGAGGAGTTCATCCCCGCCTGCGACAGCGCCGGCGCCTATCCGCGGCCGTCGCCGTACGAGCCGTTCGGCCCGACCGCACAGAGCTGGATCTACCGCGCCAGCCCGCCGAGCAGCTTCTACACGCCGTACATGGGAGGCGCGCAGAGGCTGCCCAATGGCAACACGCTGACCAGCCTTGGTCAACTGGGCACGCTGGCCGAAGTCACCGCCGACACCCACGTTGTCTGGCGCTACGTGAACCCGGTCACGGGATGTGGCCCCCAGCGCCAAGGCTACGTGCCGAAAGACAGCACGAACTCCGTATTCCGGGCTGAACGTTACGCACCCGACTACCCGGGACTGGCGGGGCGGGACCTGACGTCCGGCTATCCTATTGAGCTGTACGGACCGCTGTCCGCCGGTACGAAAGACTCTGAACGTGTCGTAGCCAACGCCCTCCTTCGTGTGAGCCCGAACCCGCTTGGTGCCCAAACCACAATCCGCCTCAGCCTGCCGCACGCAGCTCCGGCCGAGCTCGGCATCTACTCGGTAGACGGTCGACTGGTCCGAACGCTGCCGGCAACCTCCAATCAGGTTGTCTGGAACGGCACCGACAACTCCGGGCAGCGTGTCGGTCGCGGCGTCTACTACTGCCGGCTGCAGTGCGCTGGTTACATTAAGTCGGTGAAGCTAGTCAAGGCCGACTAG
- a CDS encoding T9SS type A sorting domain-containing protein, protein MRIGAITGIAIALLLLPGPAQATVTFHRQWHWYTQDAGRSVAQLTDSGYVISGGLQESTSIFGVVLARTDYRGDTTSVKRILNLDANGGLSCRLSDGGYALLAESGAKILVRKYNASGDSVWEYRSAWGGQLSAFTPTFDGGCLVAGRIPDSSPYNMGAIKLSADGNQQWARHYHEPTMSMSWAFGAAQTSDSGYILCGEATNYSTTDVRLVRLKPGGDTVWTRLYNGPVGPMLNDVREMADSGFLAVGYMFDTLTGNRALYMLRTNSRGDTVWTRHVADTFAARQATAMCATRDGGFAIAGQIGWTDSTRAWLVKTNAQGDTVWTSVLPGSGDEVGVDVEQTADGGYVVAGTCDSAGTPDSLLLIKTDSLGHVTSGIAEGSRPSPDHIAFRVAPSPAGGIARIEYSLPGGASATLKMYDALGRQVFSSSALPSAVSDSHASSFVLRTSSFSPGVYLLRLESSRGSAERKLVIE, encoded by the coding sequence GTGCGTATAGGCGCTATCACTGGAATCGCAATAGCCCTGCTCCTGCTGCCCGGGCCGGCACAGGCAACGGTCACCTTCCACCGCCAGTGGCACTGGTACACACAGGATGCGGGCCGCTCCGTAGCCCAGCTCACAGACAGCGGGTACGTCATCAGCGGCGGCTTGCAGGAATCCACCAGCATCTTCGGTGTCGTGCTCGCCCGCACTGATTACCGCGGCGACACGACCTCAGTGAAGCGCATCCTCAATCTGGACGCAAATGGCGGTCTCTCCTGCCGGCTGTCGGACGGCGGCTACGCGCTGCTGGCCGAGTCCGGCGCGAAAATCCTGGTACGCAAGTACAATGCGTCAGGTGACTCGGTCTGGGAGTACCGGTCTGCCTGGGGCGGCCAGCTTTCTGCATTCACGCCGACCTTCGACGGCGGTTGCCTTGTGGCCGGCCGGATTCCGGATTCGTCCCCGTACAACATGGGCGCCATCAAGCTGTCGGCGGACGGCAACCAGCAATGGGCGCGCCACTACCACGAACCGACCATGTCCATGTCATGGGCCTTTGGCGCTGCCCAGACCAGCGACTCGGGCTACATCCTCTGCGGTGAAGCGACCAACTACTCTACGACCGACGTGCGCCTGGTCCGACTCAAGCCCGGCGGCGACACGGTCTGGACCAGGCTGTACAACGGCCCGGTCGGCCCGATGCTCAACGACGTGCGGGAGATGGCGGACAGCGGCTTTCTTGCAGTCGGGTACATGTTCGACACCTTGACCGGCAACCGCGCCCTCTACATGCTGCGCACGAACTCCCGCGGCGACACGGTCTGGACGCGACACGTCGCGGACACGTTTGCGGCTCGTCAGGCAACAGCCATGTGTGCGACCAGAGACGGCGGCTTTGCGATCGCCGGGCAGATTGGCTGGACTGACTCCACTCGGGCCTGGCTGGTAAAAACCAACGCCCAAGGCGACACGGTCTGGACCTCGGTCCTGCCCGGCTCGGGAGATGAGGTCGGCGTTGATGTCGAGCAGACCGCCGATGGCGGCTACGTGGTCGCCGGCACGTGCGACTCGGCCGGCACGCCCGACAGCCTTCTGCTGATTAAGACCGACTCCCTTGGCCACGTGACGTCCGGAATAGCCGAGGGAAGCCGGCCTTCGCCCGACCACATCGCTTTCCGGGTGGCGCCCAGCCCGGCGGGCGGGATCGCACGCATCGAATACTCGCTGCCGGGCGGCGCTTCGGCCACCCTGAAAATGTATGATGCCCTCGGCCGGCAGGTGTTCTCATCGTCCGCCCTCCCGTCTGCGGTCTCCGATTCCCACGCTTCGTCATTCGTCCTTCGAACTTCGTCCTTCTCCCCGGGTGTCTACCTGCTCCGGCTCGAGTCGAGTCGCGGCTCGGCAGAACGCAAGCTCGTCATCGAGTGA